The genomic segment GTTTTTATAAGGAGTTTTTCAATATCGCTCCCGAGCATCCCTTTATTCCCTGTCAGCCAAATCATATACCTTTCGTCCTTTTTCCTTGTTGCCAGTTGCCAGTATCCAGTTATTTTTCACACTCACGGCTTCCAGCTTCCGTTTACCTTTTCCATTCTTCGCTTTTTCACTATTCCCTAACCCCTATTATCTTTCACTTGATCCGTGTTTCCGTGGTAGTTCTTTTATAAAATCCTGATAAAATTCATCTCCTTTATCTTCATGCCTTATTTCATCTATCTTTTCTTTCTTACCTTCACCGGCAAAAAGGCGGTCCGGAAAATTAAGAACCATACCGTCTTTTTTGGAAACATTTCTATACCCGTGTACCACTCCGGGGGGGACTATAAGCGTCAGGGGACGCGATTCACCGGCTGTTAAAACCATCTTATTCCTGAATGTCCGGCTATTGTTCCTATTATCCCACAGATGCACTTCAAATTCGCCGGGACCTATGAAACTGAAAACATCCGTCTGTTCAATATGCTCATGAGGGCCGCGGCCTATCCCCGGATGCGTATATGAAACATACGACATCACAGGTTGAATCCCCGCGGGGAGAGTGTCTGTTCTATAAGTCTCCATAAGGTTACCTCTGTTATCCTGAAAGCCCTGGATTTCTTTTATCACAACACCTTCGATCGCACCTTTATTAAAATCCATTTTTACCTCCGGCTCCGACAGCGCCGCCAGCAACAGCATTTTTTAGCCGCTTATGCCCGTTTGTTTTTTCTCTTCCAACTTTCAACTATCAACTTCCACTTAATCGCCCTGCCTGCCGGCAGGCAGGTATTTACTATTAGCTATACTGGCGTACACCCGATTAATATATTTTTCGGCCACGCTACCGATTGAATAGCCCCGGACTATTTTACTTCTTGCGGCTGTGCCCGCCGTAACATCGCGGCCGGCCAAGCCTTCTTTTATTAAATCCATCAGGCCGCCAGGATCAGTGAATGAAAACAAGAATCCATCCTCTCCGTCTTCTATAACTTCCCTGTTGGCGGGGATACCGCTGGCTATAACCGTCAGGCCGCATGACATAGCCTCGAGAAGAGCGTTTGAAAGCCCCTCGGCGCGGCTTGGAAGGACGAAATAATCCGCGGCTCTGTAAAAGCGGAGGATGTCGTTTCTTTTGCCGGCGAAGACAATATTTTTTATTTTCTTTTTTTCCGCAAGCGCCCTGAGCGCCTTTTCCTGAGAGCCTTCTCCGGCAATTACAAAAAGCCCGCGCTCATCCGAAGATGCCGCCCATGCCTCTAGAAAAAAAGCTATGTCTTTCGGTTCTTCAAGGCGTCCGGCGAAAAGAAACACTTTTTTTCCGACCCACCGCATTTCTTTTCTGAGCGCTTCCCTCTCATCCTGCGGAAGCGGCGAATAATAAGAACACTCCACGCCGTTTGAGATTTTTACAACGGATTCCTTATTAAATCCGGCCCCCAGAAGCTCCGAGGCGACCTCATCGGAAGGCGCCGTGAAAAGCGCGCGGGATTTCTTCAGAATATAGAGTTTCAGCCGGCCCCATGGTTTTCCGCGCGAAGTGCCGATATCCCCCGTCCTGCCTGCGCCCGCGAATTTGACCACACAGCCCTTCCCGAGGATCGCGGCACTCAGAACAGCCGCAAGAGCGGCGGATGTCGCCAGATGAACGTGTATTAAATCGTATTTAACCCTATTTGAAATCAGAAAGAAAAGAGCGCTGAAAAAAAAGCCGAACGAGAATATCCCCGGAAGGGCAAAACCCGGAAGCCTGTAAACATCCACCCCGTCAAGCGTCTCACAGGCGGCGGTGTTTTTCTCTCGCTGTGTCAGCACAAAGACGCCGTGACCCATTTTAAAGAGCTGTTTTGAAAGAAGGCGGCACTGATTTTCCGTTCCTCCCATCACAGGATAAAATCGCGGTATAAGCATGCAGATCCTCATTTTAAGACGGATATTATTTTACTGATTATCCTGAACTTTTTATCCGACGCTGACTCGGGGATGATCTCTACCGCTTTACGGATACCCCCCATAAGTTTTTTGATCTCGGCGAGCCTTCCCCTGTAAAATTCGGCGTCTTTCGCGGCCGCACCGCCCTTGAAATCCGAATCCCCCGCTTTTTCAAGCGCCGGCGCCAGTTCATCAAGTCTTTTCACCATACCTTCTTTGAATCTTTTGAGCGCTATGGTCATTATATCAGGATTTGCCTCATAGTAATCTTTTCTGTCTGAATTAACCCACAATTTCCGCACAGCCCCCCATGCTTCAAGGATCCTTATGTTCATTGAAGCTGAGCCTTTGCTGATCCCAAGCTCCCTGACCATGTCGTTGAGTGTGACAGGCCCGTCGCTCATATAAAGAAGAGCATATATCTGACCGGCTATGGGACTGAGGCTGAATCGGGAAAAGCCCATTCCGGCGAGATTGATCATATCTCTCTTTATATCAGATTGCTGTTTTTTCATATCGTTCAACTCGTACTGAACATATTATACGGTGTTCTTGTTATTTTGTCAAGACATTAAAGTTTCGGATATTAGCGCAGGAACACTCCGCGTCCAATTGAATTACACCGTCTTTTTTTGTTTAATAGCGGATGAGCAAAACTGAAACCATTCTTGAGTTAAGGGACATTGCCTTAAAACTGGGCGGGAAGAATATACTGCAGAATATAAACGCCTCTTTTGAGTCCGGCATAGTGCATGCCGTGGTGGGGCCCAACGGCGCAGGAAAATCCACGCTCGCGTCCGTCCTCATGGGCCTGCCGGATTTCAGGCACATAGAGGGAGACATCCTCTTCGAGGGGAAATCCATAAAAAATCTGGACACGGACAAAAGGGCGAAGCTTGGAATAACACTGGGCTGGCAGGAACCGGCGCGTTTCGACGGCATCAGCATAAGAGATTTTCTCGAAGCATCCGCCAAAGACAAATCCAGGGAAAATCTGGAAAAGGCGCTGGACGCCGTGGGACTCAGCCCGAAAAATTATCTGAACCGCGACTGCGACAAGACTTTGAGCGGCGGGGAGAGAAAAAGAGTGGAGATAGCCTCCATTCTCGTTATGGAGCCGAAACTCACTCTTCTGGACGAGCCGGATTCGGGGATTGATGTGGAAGCGCTGGATAAAATGTTCGAAGTCATGCAGATGCTCAAACAAAACGGCAGCAGCGTCATCCTCATAACTCACAGCCTGCAGGTGCTGAAACAGTCTGAAAGAGCCCTGCTCATGTGCCACGGCGGTATAAGAGATTCGGGTTCGTCTGAAAAAATAAGCTCCTATTTCCATGACAAATGCATGCCCTGCGATCTCAAATACGTGGCGGAACAGGGGATACCCTATGACAGATAAAAAAACGGCTCTTGATGAGCTTCTAAGTTCGATAAACAAAACGGCCGACGAACTGCATGACAGGCACACTGCCCATCTTGTCGTGCACCACAACAAAGTGCTGGGATCGCATCTTGTCCCGGGGTTAAAGCTGGACATTGAGGAAATAAAAGACGGTATCCGCGCGGTTATGAGGATAGAAGAAAACGCGGTGATAAACAACCCCGTTCAGATATGTTTCGGGATGCTCCCCGAAAAAGGAACGCAGAAAATAATCATGGATGTCGGATGCGGCAGAAATTCAAAGATATCCATAATCGCCCACTGCAGCTTCCCTAACGCCATTGATATAAGCCACATAATGGAGGCGGTGATAAACATAGAAGACGGAGCGGAATACCGGTATTTTGAAAGACATGTGCACGGAGAATCCGGCGGCACAAAGGTGTACCCCAAAGCGAAAGTCAATCTTAAAAAAGGCGCGAGTTTCGCCACGGAATTTGAGCTGGTAAAAGGCAGGGTCGGGCTGAT from the Candidatus Omnitrophota bacterium genome contains:
- a CDS encoding dTDP-4-dehydrorhamnose 3,5-epimerase, which gives rise to MDFNKGAIEGVVIKEIQGFQDNRGNLMETYRTDTLPAGIQPVMSYVSYTHPGIGRGPHEHIEQTDVFSFIGPGEFEVHLWDNRNNSRTFRNKMVLTAGESRPLTLIVPPGVVHGYRNVSKKDGMVLNFPDRLFAGEGKKEKIDEIRHEDKGDEFYQDFIKELPRKHGSSER
- a CDS encoding SufBD protein, which codes for MTDKKTALDELLSSINKTADELHDRHTAHLVVHHNKVLGSHLVPGLKLDIEEIKDGIRAVMRIEENAVINNPVQICFGMLPEKGTQKIIMDVGCGRNSKISIIAHCSFPNAIDISHIMEAVINIEDGAEYRYFERHVHGESGGTKVYPKAKVNLKKGASFATEFELVKGRVGLIDIDYETTCGEDSSLEMTARISGYADDIIKINETGHLTGKNSRGFLNSRIAVRDTARAEIYNKLTASAPGARGHVDCKEIVQDKAVASAIPVVEVSHPQARITHEAAIGSVDSKQLQTLMARGLSEKDAVALIIKGLLK
- a CDS encoding ABC transporter ATP-binding protein; translated protein: MSKTETILELRDIALKLGGKNILQNINASFESGIVHAVVGPNGAGKSTLASVLMGLPDFRHIEGDILFEGKSIKNLDTDKRAKLGITLGWQEPARFDGISIRDFLEASAKDKSRENLEKALDAVGLSPKNYLNRDCDKTLSGGERKRVEIASILVMEPKLTLLDEPDSGIDVEALDKMFEVMQMLKQNGSSVILITHSLQVLKQSERALLMCHGGIRDSGSSEKISSYFHDKCMPCDLKYVAEQGIPYDR
- a CDS encoding glycosyltransferase family 4 protein, producing MRICMLIPRFYPVMGGTENQCRLLSKQLFKMGHGVFVLTQREKNTAACETLDGVDVYRLPGFALPGIFSFGFFFSALFFLISNRVKYDLIHVHLATSAALAAVLSAAILGKGCVVKFAGAGRTGDIGTSRGKPWGRLKLYILKKSRALFTAPSDEVASELLGAGFNKESVVKISNGVECSYYSPLPQDEREALRKEMRWVGKKVFLFAGRLEEPKDIAFFLEAWAASSDERGLFVIAGEGSQEKALRALAEKKKIKNIVFAGKRNDILRFYRAADYFVLPSRAEGLSNALLEAMSCGLTVIASGIPANREVIEDGEDGFLFSFTDPGGLMDLIKEGLAGRDVTAGTAARSKIVRGYSIGSVAEKYINRVYASIANSKYLPAGRQGD